The sequence TTTCCGAACCACCCAAGAAATCACGAACCTGAGCAATTTCGTGCTGGATGAAGTCATGCCCACAGCCCTGAAGGCGGAGGCCGTTCCTCGCCCTGGCCCGCCCGTTCACTTCGTCCGGTACAGTCAGGAACAGGCTCTGGTGCCGCTGCTGACCCACGAGGTCAGGCGTTTACAAGGGGAGGGGGCGAGGAACATCGGCCTGATTACGCGCTCCCCAGGCGAGGCCGCCGCACTTTACCAGCGGATCAGACACGCTGGAGCGAGCACCTTCAAAGTGGACAATCGCACCCAGAACTTCGAGGATTACAAGGGGGGGATTGCCATTGTCCCTATCGGGGTCGCCAAGGGTCTGGAGTTCGATGCCGCGATAGTCTTGAATGCGGATAAAGAACACTTCAGCCCCGACACGCCGTATGACGGTTCGCTTCTCTATACCTCGGTAACTCGCGGGCTACATCACCTCACCATCTTCGCCAGGGGAGAGTTCACACCGCTCCTGGGGCAGGTTCCTTCTGCTGTCCCTGGCAAGTGTGGGATCAGTGGCCTTGAAATCAGTGCTGGTGGCTTTCACCTTCCCCCGGCTTACACCATGGGCCGGGCCAGGCAGAAAGGCCAGGAGCGAGGGCCAGGGGCCAATCAGCACGAGCATGTCAGGACTTACGATGGTCGGTTTGAATCGACCCCCAGTTATGAGGGCGACGGCTCACGTGACAATGCATGGTATGACCGCTAAAGGACAACTTGAATGACCGACACGACTAAACCCGAAACGCTGTTGAGCGTTGACCACTACGAATTCAAACCCAACCCCATCAAGGGTTACCCGGAACTGTGGTGGCGCGGCAAACGGCCCTTTACCAGCACCCGCTTCTACCCCGCCCAGCATAAGGAAACGCACGGTAAAAGTGTCGAGGGGCCGGATGGAAAGGAATGGCGCAACAGGATTTTCTGGGGCGATAACCTTCAGGTGATGAGCCACCTGCTGAAGGAATTCCGAGGCAAAATTGATTTAATCTACGTTGATCCGCCTTTTGATAGCAGGGCTGAATACGGTAAAAAGATACAAGCAAAAGGCAAGTTTGCTGTTGGAAATAGCAGTGCGTTTGAAGAAAAACAATACTCTGATATTTGGAGCAATGATGAGTACTTGCAGTTTATTTTTGAACGACTAGTTATATCCAGAGAACTTTTGAAATCTCGTGGTTTTATATTTCTCCACTGTGATTATCATAAATCCCATTATATTAAGACAATGATGGATCAAATTTTTGGTATCGAAAATTTTCGCAACGAAATTACTTGGGTAAGATCGACTAACCCTAAAGGTTCACAGCATAAATCGAAGGGGCTTGATGTTTTCACGGATTCTATTTTACTCTATTCTAATAGTGATTCTGCCGAACTGTTTCAAGAAAGAATTCGAGTACCACTCAACGAAGAAGAGTTAGAAGAGAAATATTTTCGAATTGATGAAAAGGGAAAATATTACGACGGGCCCATCGTAAGTTCTATCACGATGGGCGAAAGGCCAAATCTCGTTTATGAATATGGTGGTTATATCCCTCCCGCTTCTGGCTGGCGCGTAAGCCGTGAGAAGTTAGAAGTCATTGACAGAAATGGCAACCTGGGATGGACTAGGAATGGCACGCCCTTTAGAAAATTAAGACCGGAGGACGATAAAGGACGGCCCATTGGAAACTTTTGGAATGATATTTCTCTTATTAATTCACAATCGAATGAAAGGGTTGGCTATCCGACTCAGAAGCCTATTGCCCTGCTAGAAAGGATCATCACTTTAGCCAGTGAGCCACATGCTATTGTTTTGGACTTTTTTATGGGGTCGGGTACGGCTCAGGCTGCCGCGATGAAACTGGGACGCCGATTCATTGGGGCCGACATTAACCTGGGAGCGGTTCAGACCACCACCAAGCGCCTGTTGAAAGTTGCTGAAGACCTCTCCAAGCAGCAACCTAAGCTCGGTGAGGACGCCCCCACCTACTACACCGGGTTCGAGATTTACAACGTGAACAACTACGACGTGTTCCGTAACCCTGTGCAGGCCAGGGAACTGCTGATTGACGCGCTGGAGATCAATAAGTTCCCGGCTGGAAACCTGTTCGACGGCGAGAAGGACGGGCGGCTGGTGAAGATCATGCCCGTGAACCGCATCGCCACCCGCGCTGACCTGAGTGACCTGATTTCCGGGTTCGATTACGCGGAGTTCGGGCGGCGCAAGCTGGAGCACCCCTCCAGGGCCGTCGAGAAGATTCAACTGGTCTGCATGGGCCACGAGCCGGACTTGAAGGCTCAGCTCCAGAAGGAAGTGGGCGATTACAAGCTGGACATCGAGGTGGTGGACATCCTGCGTGACCGCCAGGACTTGCAGTTCAAACGCGACAGTGAAGCGGAAATCGTCATCGAGGACGGCCACCTGGTCATCAAGCAGTTCTATCCCCTCAACCTCATGCAGAAACTCAGCTTGCAGCAGGAGAACGTCACCGACTGGCGCGAGATGGTGGAGTCCGTGATGATCGACTGGAATTACGACGGGGCAATCATCACGGAGCCGCAGGTGGACATTCCCGACAGGAACGGCCTGGTCAAAGGCCGCTACAAAGTACCGGAGGGCGCGAGCAACATCCGTGTGAAGATCACCGATCTGCTGTCCGAGTCGCTGGAACAGGATGTCGCCAATGGCTAGGAAACGTACGGCCACCGAGTCCAAAGAAGTCGCCCTGGACGAGTTTGCCTTCTACAAGGAGTTGCGTTACTTCTACGAGCAGAACCGCAAGCAGATCAGGGCCGAGTACCAGGACTTGAGCAAGAAGTTCCTCGATCACAACGACCCCAGCAAGGGAACCTCATTCCTGCGGACGCCACAGTTCGAGGCGCTGGAAATGTACGTGTTTCTCAAGGAATTCCTGGAGAACCGCCCGCTGCACGAGGTCTTTCAGAACTGGCGTTCCTCTACCGGGCCGTTCGAGGGCCGTGTGTCCGGTCACCTGTTCGATCAGACGGCAGCGTATGACCCGGTGTTCGAGGCGCTTCGCAAGGGCCGTACCAGGTACGCCAACTACATCTTTGCGCTGACCATGGGCACC is a genomic window of Deinococcus fonticola containing:
- a CDS encoding site-specific DNA-methyltransferase, with protein sequence MTDTTKPETLLSVDHYEFKPNPIKGYPELWWRGKRPFTSTRFYPAQHKETHGKSVEGPDGKEWRNRIFWGDNLQVMSHLLKEFRGKIDLIYVDPPFDSRAEYGKKIQAKGKFAVGNSSAFEEKQYSDIWSNDEYLQFIFERLVISRELLKSRGFIFLHCDYHKSHYIKTMMDQIFGIENFRNEITWVRSTNPKGSQHKSKGLDVFTDSILLYSNSDSAELFQERIRVPLNEEELEEKYFRIDEKGKYYDGPIVSSITMGERPNLVYEYGGYIPPASGWRVSREKLEVIDRNGNLGWTRNGTPFRKLRPEDDKGRPIGNFWNDISLINSQSNERVGYPTQKPIALLERIITLASEPHAIVLDFFMGSGTAQAAAMKLGRRFIGADINLGAVQTTTKRLLKVAEDLSKQQPKLGEDAPTYYTGFEIYNVNNYDVFRNPVQARELLIDALEINKFPAGNLFDGEKDGRLVKIMPVNRIATRADLSDLISGFDYAEFGRRKLEHPSRAVEKIQLVCMGHEPDLKAQLQKEVGDYKLDIEVVDILRDRQDLQFKRDSEAEIVIEDGHLVIKQFYPLNLMQKLSLQQENVTDWREMVESVMIDWNYDGAIITEPQVDIPDRNGLVKGRYKVPEGASNIRVKITDLLSESLEQDVANG